One Populus nigra chromosome 16, ddPopNigr1.1, whole genome shotgun sequence genomic window, TACAAGATATGCATCTAAGAACAAGCATACAAAATCGATCAAAAAGGAATCACTGTCGCAGTAAATAAAAGAATGTCATATATGCATCATGCATGACTTTTGGCAAATAAATACTTTACTTCTGCAGATTTGAGAAGAAAACTCTACAAAAAACAATACCTCCATGACTTTGTTTTCATAATCACGAAGTTGTTGGGCATATGTCATTTCCTTGTTTGATACCCTAAAGATGTATGTTGAAATCCATCCAACTGTTAGACCCAAAACTAATACCAATTGAACAACATTCCCTGCTTGTAAAGGATCAACACCAGCATACTGCAGAATCCATCATAAAAGGACCATCAGATAATGCAAGTATACAGCGAACTATCTCAATGCATGATATCTATCCatgattaagaaaaacaaattccagAAAACATCTTAATGTAACAAGCGAAACATTGCAGCACAATAAAAACTGCTAATGCATTACATAGCAGTTTACTCCATCGATCGGTGAGGCAGTGCAAATTGGTGTGTAAGTAAAGAGGAAACAGAAAAGAATGGAAATGGAAAAGGTTGGAATGATTTTAAGGATGAGAATGCCACGATACCTCCAATCCACTTTCCAAGCCAATGCCGAGAACTGTGACTCCAAGTCCAATCAACAAGACATCCTTCCTGTTGTACCCAAAAGGAGTCTGTTCTAGGAACAAGTACAAGAAAGATATGAATACAACATCCAAGTCAACAAAATTAGAACAACAAAATGACTGACATTCATTTAAGAGGCACTGACATTTAGCAGCCAGCCACTTTTACACAAACAAGgaaatcctttatttttttaagttaaagaaaaaaggaataatCATAACACTCAAATTCATCATGAGTAGCTGCTCGTACATGCCTTGCCTTGATCGGAGGAACCATCTTCACTGCTACTACGGGTAGTAAAGGTCACTTTCTTTGACATCATGCTGCCAAGTCCttttcttggaaaacagaattTTTCCTTTCTATACAAGCTTTGTGGAATTAATCTTCCTGAATAGTTGATAATATCATATGTAAGAGTAACACTACAGGCCTTGAAAACAAGAAGTGTCCTTGCAACAGTACTCATCAAGTCTGCTTGATAAATATTGTCAGAACAGGGATCCAAGAATAACTAATACTCAAATCATGAAGTTGCGTTGGTAATTGGTAATTGCATATAATTTATTGGAACTTAAGCTCAAGGTAAACTAATATCAGTGTCAACACAAACAACACATGAAGCAAGAAACATTTTGTGCATGCTGAATTCAGGACAGAATTTAAAATTGGgacaaaaaattctaatttcatgTAATTAATTTGCAGTTAGAACTATAGGTTAACTAGCATCATTGTGAATGAAACACATGAAATCAAGAAACAGTGTACACATGCTGAATCCATAGCAGAAGTTGATGTCCGTGCATCTTGGCTGGGCTACACATTTTAATTgctaaattataataaagaatCACATGCCTCATTAAGGACCAAAAGAAAATCTTGGGAGGAAATGAGGCAATCATAGTATCCAATCAGCTGCAAAAGGAAAGGGATAAAAGGGCATTTCCGTAGG contains:
- the LOC133675392 gene encoding uncharacterized protein LOC133675392 isoform X2; translated protein: MSTGMSSLLHGNPNCSILRNNGATSFVGFSALPFMQLRAGAFMRGRLIPQSLYRKEKFCFPRKGLGSMMSKKVTFTTRSSSEDGSSDQGKTPFGYNRKDVLLIGLGVTVLGIGLESGLEYAGVDPLQAGNVVQLVLVLGLTVGWISTYIFRVSNKEMTYAQQLRDYENKVMEKRLEGLSEAELEALLEQVEEEKRRQASGEKIN
- the LOC133675392 gene encoding uncharacterized protein LOC133675392 isoform X1; protein product: MSTGMSSLLHGNPNCSILRNNGATSFVGFSALPFMQLRAGAFMRGVLAGRLIPQSLYRKEKFCFPRKGLGSMMSKKVTFTTRSSSEDGSSDQGKTPFGYNRKDVLLIGLGVTVLGIGLESGLEYAGVDPLQAGNVVQLVLVLGLTVGWISTYIFRVSNKEMTYAQQLRDYENKVMEKRLEGLSEAELEALLEQVEEEKRRQASGEKIN